In a genomic window of Sulfurisphaera tokodaii str. 7:
- a CDS encoding type II toxin-antitoxin system VapC family toxin, giving the protein MTEILKDAETLDFALVEVSNVVWKKVVLTRELTEQDAIKAVTIIKEYLPQLLTLNKSVNLIERAMEISVKEKIPIYDSLYIALAERKGSKLVTGDKKQHEIAKKYVISELI; this is encoded by the coding sequence ATTACGGAAATTCTGAAAGACGCTGAGACGTTGGACTTTGCGTTGGTGGAAGTATCTAACGTAGTGTGGAAGAAAGTTGTATTAACCAGAGAGTTAACTGAACAAGACGCGATTAAGGCGGTTACTATTATCAAAGAATATTTGCCACAGTTGCTGACATTGAATAAAAGCGTTAACTTAATTGAAAGGGCTATGGAGATTTCCGTAAAAGAGAAAATCCCAATATATGATTCACTTTATATCGCACTGGCTGAACGTAAAGGGAGTAAATTAGTAACTGGAGATAAGAAGCAACATGAGATAGCAAAGAAGTATGTCATCTCAGAGCTTATATAG
- a CDS encoding type II toxin-antitoxin system VapB family antitoxin encodes MKTVYSLRIDKELREEMEKYNIKWNEEIENFIRRRIEELKKEEILKKINEILQTMPETNSSSAELVREDRDNN; translated from the coding sequence ATGAAGACCGTATACAGTTTAAGGATAGATAAAGAGTTACGTGAGGAGATGGAGAAATACAATATTAAATGGAATGAGGAGATTGAGAACTTTATTAGGAGGAGGATTGAGGAGTTAAAGAAAGAAGAGATCTTAAAGAAGATTAATGAAATTCTCCAAACAATGCCAGAAACTAACTCTAGTAGTGCGGAATTGGTGAGGGAAGATAGGGATAATAATTGA
- a CDS encoding HEPN domain-containing protein: MSYNIAEEFLRRAKDYLKASELLFQQGLYEASALDSEVSARLYLNFLNLG; encoded by the coding sequence ATGTCATACAACATTGCTGAAGAATTTTTGAGGAGGGCAAAGGACTACTTAAAAGCTTCAGAACTATTATTTCAGCAAGGCCTTTATGAGGCATCAGCGTTAGATAGTGAAGTTTCAGCACGACTTTACCTAAACTTTTTAAACTTGGGATAG
- a CDS encoding prolyl oligopeptidase family serine peptidase, with translation MDEYEYLENLSDPRTISFIEKENKETESKLGKKAMELYPLLLEMDKEPYVLSMFAYDEENPAILLYGEKSQLLLGNKTIYIPPEGYVASEIWKVYNSKEIGVSIERKGSDKIITLLISPEGKIRELGEMVESPFYFKGELCYIKSYRYSPPPDGGDYPADRVFCKDEIVYGKDMKPGEFVTIKVFDDFLTLVRQKGWRYGELYVGEGFDSLRKVDEGEVIDVIDFQQGEVIYQKNNAVYLGNTKVVEVDYPVLGVSHIGDKIAVEVIKEYRTPLIFYDIKGKKIGEEVHDNITFMDGKGHTLFLVETSFNYKFRVVKKSDEGRGEVLMQYGNYDVTVKDLYVKGDVLLHGFLVSKANNPKGVIVYGYGGFRIPLLPSLTSVMRVLLNEGYSILITNLRGGYENGEEWHKAGMLLNKKNVFKDFAEFLRLVKLMGGKAVAMGGSNGGLLVGATINEYPELIDCAVIGHPVLDMLRYDKLYVGKYWVEEYGDPNDPKYTEYLLSYSPYHNLKKGLPKTFVYTGINDDRVHPAHALKYVAKSKSLGNDVMLFVNDSGHSIADPESKAREESYVVSFIEECLR, from the coding sequence ATGGACGAATACGAGTATTTAGAAAACTTATCAGACCCCAGAACCATATCCTTTATAGAGAAGGAAAATAAAGAGACGGAGAGCAAACTGGGGAAGAAAGCTATGGAACTTTATCCCCTTCTCCTCGAAATGGATAAGGAGCCTTACGTTTTAAGTATGTTCGCTTATGACGAAGAAAACCCGGCAATTTTGCTTTACGGCGAGAAAAGTCAATTATTATTAGGTAATAAGACCATCTACATTCCACCTGAAGGTTATGTAGCCTCAGAAATCTGGAAAGTCTATAACTCAAAGGAGATAGGTGTTAGTATAGAAAGAAAAGGAAGTGACAAGATCATCACATTGCTCATTTCTCCGGAAGGGAAAATCAGAGAATTAGGCGAGATGGTAGAATCTCCATTTTACTTTAAAGGTGAGTTGTGCTATATTAAGAGCTATAGGTATTCCCCACCTCCAGATGGTGGTGATTATCCCGCAGACAGAGTGTTTTGTAAAGATGAAATAGTTTACGGCAAAGACATGAAACCCGGTGAGTTTGTAACAATAAAAGTGTTTGATGATTTCCTCACTTTAGTTAGGCAAAAGGGTTGGAGGTATGGTGAACTTTATGTAGGAGAGGGATTTGATTCCCTGAGGAAAGTAGATGAAGGAGAAGTGATAGATGTTATAGATTTTCAACAAGGTGAGGTGATTTATCAGAAGAATAATGCAGTTTACCTCGGTAACACGAAGGTTGTAGAAGTTGATTATCCAGTTCTAGGTGTTTCTCATATAGGGGATAAAATTGCGGTTGAGGTAATAAAAGAGTATAGGACTCCTTTAATTTTTTACGATATTAAAGGAAAGAAAATAGGGGAAGAAGTACACGATAACATAACCTTCATGGACGGTAAAGGTCACACTTTATTCCTTGTTGAGACTTCATTCAACTATAAATTCAGAGTGGTAAAGAAGAGTGATGAAGGGAGAGGGGAAGTGCTAATGCAATACGGAAATTATGATGTGACAGTAAAAGACTTATACGTCAAGGGAGATGTATTACTTCACGGGTTTTTAGTCTCTAAAGCCAATAACCCTAAAGGAGTAATAGTTTACGGTTATGGAGGTTTTAGAATTCCCTTACTTCCCTCTCTTACATCTGTAATGAGGGTATTGTTGAACGAGGGGTATTCGATATTGATAACTAACCTAAGAGGTGGTTATGAGAACGGGGAGGAGTGGCATAAAGCTGGTATGCTTTTGAATAAGAAGAATGTGTTTAAGGACTTTGCTGAGTTTTTAAGGCTTGTGAAACTTATGGGTGGAAAAGCGGTAGCAATGGGAGGGAGTAACGGAGGGTTATTAGTAGGTGCTACGATAAATGAGTATCCGGAATTAATTGATTGCGCAGTAATAGGCCACCCTGTGCTGGATATGTTGAGGTATGATAAGCTTTATGTTGGAAAATACTGGGTTGAGGAGTACGGAGATCCTAATGATCCTAAATACACAGAGTATTTGCTATCTTACAGTCCTTACCATAACTTGAAAAAAGGTTTACCTAAGACTTTCGTTTATACTGGTATTAATGATGATAGGGTTCATCCGGCACATGCATTGAAATATGTTGCTAAGTCTAAGAGTTTAGGAAATGATGTAATGCTTTTTGTAAATGATTCCGGTCATTCAATAGCTGATCCAGAATCTAAAGCGAGAGAGGAGTCATATGTCGTGTCGTTCATAGAAGAGTGTTTGCGTTAA
- a CDS encoding DEAD/DEAH box helicase, translated as MICDSSSILSSLDLVFQKFSDSGVPYTTTNVKFRDVLPTLCSRNVRLCDLNMYQHQLEAINKLMQGKNLVVNAETGGGKTEIWVSYALEMQLKGEFNVLAIYPTKALAGDQIERIVKYYIEAGFSVSKQVKGKTKIVEVYYGDVIKYDGDVSNYIQSVKRAKTLLTNPEVVKNALFQNHKISDFLKKVRLIVVDEFDFYGSSKSTVLLHIIKGIIDKFGIKPQIVIMSATLSDPEVVKPFFDVEIIGGKSFRPANDTYIVLGKRDELNAISKALNVSFDDLVKNFFKYASDPKKEIYFLQLFKDNAQLLPEYLDKLKGCDELTIIFSRSISEANNLVGKLGGKVNYDGTAPVAVHHSGIDKYVRQQVENDMRSGKLKVVVTVKTLLQGIDVGNVTRVVHVGIPDSVREFIQREGRKGRMASIKRTESVIFPLSLSDAVLLEDYSTSLKEWLSLGSESLILLPDNEFLKLIDVIRGILNDREFLKSVGITGTLPQISFYEQLHKTVPKLLFDGKNCNVVDKLNYRDVVEKHQLGCIDPMLNAIVVRNSVINGKRHVIETSDFSSSIMCNNINISSHVVNNAIAYYEDICFSWKQHPDLNGDIERGKVWSKVSLDVLFEGDGGFKQVHEIARKVFWYIESRRKIGQEYKVEKIELEYTPSPNLKYDFLTYVYASELEPDDVNKVDKGMYFILALLRLNYGIDLGLINFGVSNSGILKIWESEPTALLKRLREMKKVKVRGTELDCKKLLDDVRNAQPFRRLELVLKYLDPYTFNNFDFNEVKAIAERFVHYLCNTIPIQLQVISGTMIPKSPLIRSIIIDSFGGKYAVSSPTGEISIFDNEEEAVKEAAKLNIEFTDAIVVPYGVSIGKKYKFQNEVVYIDKEINRLLGGPITPSKFRELVLNDDSLLKEENEADNSITRGEEVELTKIFRKRAETIRLMINLWKAYLTDK; from the coding sequence ATGATCTGTGATTCTTCGAGTATACTTTCTAGCTTGGATCTAGTGTTCCAGAAGTTCTCAGACTCTGGGGTACCATATACTACGACTAACGTTAAGTTCAGGGATGTCTTACCCACTCTATGTTCACGTAATGTAAGGCTATGCGATCTAAATATGTATCAGCATCAGCTCGAGGCAATAAATAAACTTATGCAAGGTAAAAACCTAGTAGTAAACGCTGAAACTGGAGGAGGTAAGACTGAGATATGGGTATCATATGCGTTAGAAATGCAGTTAAAGGGAGAATTTAACGTACTTGCAATATATCCCACAAAAGCCCTTGCTGGAGATCAGATTGAGAGGATAGTAAAATATTATATCGAGGCTGGGTTTTCCGTATCTAAGCAAGTAAAAGGGAAGACTAAGATAGTGGAAGTATACTATGGTGACGTTATAAAGTATGATGGAGATGTGTCAAACTACATTCAATCTGTCAAGAGGGCAAAGACATTACTCACAAACCCTGAAGTTGTGAAGAACGCTCTTTTTCAGAACCATAAAATAAGTGACTTCTTGAAGAAGGTGAGGCTAATAGTAGTAGACGAGTTCGACTTCTATGGTAGCAGTAAGAGTACAGTCTTGCTTCATATTATTAAAGGTATTATAGACAAGTTCGGGATTAAACCTCAGATAGTAATAATGAGTGCAACGCTTTCTGACCCAGAAGTAGTAAAGCCCTTTTTCGACGTTGAAATTATAGGGGGTAAGTCATTCAGGCCCGCAAATGATACTTACATAGTTTTAGGTAAGAGGGATGAGTTAAACGCAATAAGTAAAGCGTTAAACGTAAGCTTTGATGATTTAGTTAAAAACTTTTTTAAATACGCATCAGATCCCAAAAAAGAGATATACTTCTTACAACTATTTAAAGATAATGCCCAGTTACTCCCAGAGTATTTGGATAAGTTGAAGGGCTGTGACGAACTGACTATAATCTTTTCTAGGTCTATAAGTGAGGCGAATAACTTAGTAGGAAAATTAGGGGGGAAGGTAAACTATGACGGGACTGCTCCAGTTGCTGTCCATCATTCTGGGATAGACAAGTATGTAAGGCAACAAGTAGAGAATGACATGAGGAGTGGGAAACTCAAGGTAGTCGTAACTGTGAAGACGCTATTACAAGGTATAGATGTAGGGAATGTTACTAGAGTAGTCCACGTTGGGATCCCAGATAGCGTAAGGGAGTTTATTCAGAGGGAAGGGAGAAAGGGGAGGATGGCTAGTATTAAGAGGACAGAGAGCGTGATCTTTCCATTATCGCTCTCAGACGCTGTACTCCTCGAGGACTACTCTACCTCACTTAAGGAATGGTTATCATTGGGATCAGAGTCATTAATACTACTTCCAGATAACGAGTTCCTAAAACTGATAGACGTAATAAGAGGTATATTAAATGATAGAGAGTTCCTTAAGAGTGTAGGTATAACTGGTACGTTACCTCAGATAAGCTTTTATGAGCAATTACATAAGACCGTCCCTAAGCTACTCTTTGACGGAAAGAACTGTAATGTCGTAGATAAGCTTAACTATAGGGATGTAGTTGAGAAGCATCAATTAGGCTGTATAGACCCTATGCTCAATGCGATAGTAGTGAGAAACTCAGTTATAAACGGTAAGAGGCATGTAATAGAGACATCTGACTTCTCTTCTAGCATCATGTGTAATAATATTAACATAAGTTCACATGTAGTTAATAATGCAATAGCCTACTATGAGGACATCTGTTTTTCTTGGAAACAACATCCGGACTTAAATGGCGACATAGAAAGAGGGAAGGTATGGTCTAAGGTAAGCCTTGACGTACTCTTTGAAGGTGACGGTGGGTTTAAACAAGTCCATGAGATAGCGAGAAAGGTCTTTTGGTATATAGAATCCCGAAGAAAGATAGGTCAAGAGTATAAGGTAGAGAAGATAGAGTTAGAGTACACACCGTCACCCAATCTTAAGTATGACTTCCTCACATACGTATATGCGAGTGAGCTTGAACCAGATGACGTTAATAAAGTGGATAAGGGGATGTATTTCATTCTAGCCCTTTTAAGGCTTAACTACGGGATAGACTTAGGCTTAATTAACTTTGGAGTCTCCAACTCTGGGATATTAAAGATATGGGAGAGCGAACCTACCGCATTACTAAAACGTTTAAGGGAGATGAAGAAAGTGAAGGTGAGAGGTACGGAACTTGACTGTAAGAAGTTATTGGATGACGTAAGAAATGCCCAGCCTTTTAGAAGGCTTGAATTAGTATTAAAATACCTAGACCCATATACATTTAATAACTTTGATTTTAACGAAGTAAAGGCAATTGCAGAGAGGTTTGTCCATTATCTCTGCAACACTATTCCTATCCAACTTCAAGTAATTAGTGGTACAATGATACCTAAGTCACCTCTAATACGGAGTATCATTATAGACTCTTTTGGAGGGAAATACGCGGTTTCATCTCCTACTGGAGAGATAAGTATATTTGACAATGAGGAAGAGGCGGTAAAGGAAGCTGCAAAACTTAACATAGAGTTTACTGACGCTATTGTAGTACCTTATGGTGTGAGTATAGGAAAGAAGTATAAGTTTCAGAACGAAGTCGTTTATATAGATAAGGAGATAAATAGACTTCTGGGAGGGCCTATAACTCCATCAAAGTTTAGGGAGCTAGTGCTGAATGATGATAGTCTATTAAAGGAGGAGAATGAGGCAGATAACAGCATTACGAGAGGAGAAGAGGTTGAGCTAACTAAAATATTTAGGAAGAGAGCGGAGACAATAAGACTCATGATAAACTTGTGGAAGGCATATTTAACAGATAAATAG
- a CDS encoding CRISPR-associated endoribonuclease Cas6 — MEVEGGTIYSFEVGGSYDDVIYALRDLDKKRVFNTTWEVVNIKLREVKFCCKGRIRVTVRTPALIADPLMKSKKKRFTNAFSFVFAVNFMDHLKITREEYKKIVLELEEKVREEPSKVGYVSVIYAGRKVIGLIGELRYELLAVDERIIGTLENAIAKGIGSSRRNGFGRIEMRCEDYGI; from the coding sequence ATGGAGGTTGAAGGAGGTACTATATACTCTTTTGAGGTAGGAGGCAGTTACGATGACGTGATTTACGCATTAAGGGATTTGGATAAGAAGAGGGTTTTTAATACGACATGGGAAGTAGTTAATATCAAGCTTAGAGAAGTAAAATTTTGCTGCAAAGGAAGGATTAGAGTAACTGTAAGAACACCAGCATTGATTGCAGACCCTTTAATGAAGTCTAAAAAGAAAAGATTTACTAATGCATTCTCCTTCGTATTTGCAGTAAACTTCATGGATCACTTAAAAATTACGAGAGAAGAGTACAAAAAGATTGTACTAGAGTTGGAGGAAAAAGTGAGAGAAGAACCATCGAAAGTCGGTTATGTGTCTGTAATCTATGCTGGAAGAAAGGTCATAGGGCTTATAGGTGAGTTACGTTATGAATTGTTGGCAGTTGATGAGAGAATAATTGGTACTTTAGAAAATGCTATAGCCAAAGGTATAGGTAGTTCAAGGAGAAACGGATTCGGAAGAATAGAAATGAGATGTGAGGATTATGGAATATAA
- the csx7 gene encoding type III CRISPR-associated RAMP protein Csx7, with protein sequence MNDEKPCYDLDVIRSIIKISGKIKNETPLRIGYGKSQSFTDPTDNPILKVNERPIIPGSSFKGALRSLAEAYVKSWNDPRYIVCDLDDNKCTSCNGEEKYCIPCIIFGFKDLSSRVYILDAVAEEYSISQRTMVTINRVFGGQLPGHLYTLDYVEPNSVFNFSMFLYNLNIVDGETEEWRKKAVEVVRYLLKTLITDGIFIGAKKSAGFGLVKLTSGEIEVRKSPDLMKSIKLDLMEVAKSW encoded by the coding sequence ATGAACGATGAAAAACCTTGTTATGATCTAGATGTTATCAGAAGTATAATAAAAATTAGTGGAAAAATAAAAAATGAAACACCTCTGAGAATTGGATATGGAAAGTCTCAGAGTTTCACAGATCCCACAGATAATCCCATATTAAAAGTAAATGAAAGACCGATTATTCCAGGATCGAGTTTTAAAGGAGCTCTAAGGAGTTTGGCAGAAGCTTACGTAAAATCGTGGAATGATCCAAGATATATTGTATGTGATTTGGATGATAATAAATGTACTAGTTGTAATGGTGAAGAAAAATACTGTATACCTTGCATAATTTTCGGCTTCAAGGATCTCTCTTCTAGGGTTTATATACTAGATGCTGTTGCTGAGGAATACTCTATTTCCCAAAGGACAATGGTTACAATAAATAGAGTTTTCGGAGGTCAATTACCCGGTCATCTTTACACATTAGATTACGTAGAACCTAACTCTGTTTTCAACTTCTCAATGTTCCTATATAACCTAAACATAGTTGATGGAGAAACGGAAGAATGGAGAAAGAAAGCGGTTGAAGTTGTAAGGTATTTATTAAAAACCCTAATTACTGACGGAATATTTATAGGAGCTAAGAAGAGTGCTGGTTTCGGGCTAGTCAAATTAACATCCGGGGAAATTGAAGTACGCAAATCACCAGACCTTATGAAATCCATTAAATTAGACCTTATGGAGGTGGCTAAGTCATGGTAG
- the csx7 gene encoding type III CRISPR-associated RAMP protein Csx7: MVDYTFIRKDVIKRQTVIEGILEVQSPLRIGVGKFGGMDPASIARDTVLKDAEGTPIIPGSSWKGVFRSEGERVLKRRNLITCSGVGRDYCLNNFRKYDDFQRSLRENYIEDALKTFWNYTCLNCKLFGTMSVIGAVKFLESRAIEFKLGTRTMVAISRTEGAAARGALVQVEFVEPGSKFTFKIIGNNLPNYAIGYLLTIMKNIHDGFVQIGGHKSRGFGLVKFVNLRFLDKGEKKIGDEDIPVSMQDEIKEDGDKFFEKMKPFMEAFNNAKIPYPVH; the protein is encoded by the coding sequence ATGGTAGACTATACCTTTATCAGAAAGGATGTAATAAAGAGACAAACCGTAATTGAGGGAATTTTAGAGGTACAATCCCCTCTAAGGATAGGAGTCGGGAAATTTGGTGGAATGGATCCTGCCAGCATTGCTAGAGATACGGTATTAAAAGACGCTGAAGGAACTCCTATAATTCCCGGATCTTCTTGGAAGGGAGTATTTAGGTCTGAAGGAGAGAGAGTATTAAAAAGAAGGAATCTTATCACATGTAGCGGTGTAGGAAGGGATTATTGTTTAAATAACTTTAGAAAATACGATGATTTCCAGAGAAGCCTAAGAGAAAACTACATTGAGGATGCATTAAAAACATTCTGGAATTATACTTGTCTTAATTGTAAACTCTTCGGTACTATGAGCGTAATAGGGGCTGTTAAGTTTTTAGAGTCTAGGGCTATTGAGTTTAAACTCGGTACTAGGACAATGGTTGCTATAAGTAGAACTGAAGGAGCTGCTGCAAGAGGCGCTCTGGTTCAAGTTGAATTTGTAGAGCCTGGGTCTAAATTCACGTTTAAAATCATCGGAAATAATTTGCCCAATTATGCAATAGGTTACTTATTAACTATTATGAAGAACATCCATGACGGTTTTGTACAAATAGGTGGACATAAGAGTAGGGGATTCGGACTTGTAAAATTCGTTAATTTAAGGTTCTTAGACAAAGGTGAGAAGAAAATAGGGGATGAGGATATTCCAGTATCAATGCAAGATGAAATAAAGGAAGATGGGGATAAGTTTTTCGAAAAGATGAAACCGTTCATGGAGGCGTTTAATAATGCAAAGATTCCATACCCAGTACACTGA
- a CDS encoding RAMP superfamily CRISPR-associated protein: MQRFHTQYTERNSIGLEGVLELEMEVVSDYLHVGSGVYDVEIIKPLENIDQLVETALKGTIPDVNKYFSPVTHEMNRYLGKVIIPGSTIKGLVRTRLELSIRDACFIVSRNSNTSSAAYKRIFRNPRPRPTDRFPQRVCPVCDLLGNSGLASKVSFSDFIMTQGKVDYVNVNGQYYESCVKGSRFRGKVLYRSLKPIELGMLLYGFGFRDKKLEGKVMLIGRFKYSDRRFGRVRFSLPSPKQEYVKALEDFVRTFKPFDYNEEW, translated from the coding sequence ATGCAAAGATTCCATACCCAGTACACTGAAAGGAACAGTATAGGATTAGAAGGAGTTCTGGAGTTAGAAATGGAAGTAGTGTCTGATTATCTACATGTAGGTAGTGGGGTTTATGACGTAGAAATAATAAAACCTTTAGAAAACATAGACCAATTAGTCGAAACAGCATTAAAAGGAACTATCCCAGACGTTAACAAATACTTCTCACCAGTAACTCATGAGATGAACAGATACTTAGGTAAGGTTATAATACCCGGGTCAACTATTAAGGGACTTGTGAGGACAAGGCTTGAGCTTTCGATAAGGGATGCTTGCTTCATTGTATCGAGGAATTCTAATACCTCATCAGCTGCTTATAAGAGAATATTTAGGAATCCCAGACCTAGACCTACTGATAGATTTCCTCAAAGAGTCTGTCCAGTATGTGATCTATTAGGCAATTCTGGACTGGCGAGTAAAGTATCATTTTCCGACTTTATCATGACTCAAGGGAAGGTAGATTACGTAAACGTTAATGGACAGTATTATGAGAGTTGCGTAAAGGGATCTAGATTTAGAGGGAAAGTACTTTATCGTTCTTTAAAGCCCATTGAATTGGGTATGCTTCTTTACGGTTTTGGGTTTAGAGATAAGAAATTGGAAGGAAAGGTTATGTTAATCGGTAGATTTAAGTACTCTGATAGGCGTTTCGGCAGAGTAAGATTTTCCTTACCTTCACCTAAACAAGAATACGTTAAAGCCTTAGAAGATTTTGTAAGAACGTTCAAGCCATTTGACTATAATGAGGAGTGGTGA